A genomic stretch from Bacillus sp. N1-1 includes:
- a CDS encoding spore coat protein CotJB, which produces MSQKQLPKEYYELLEELQAVDFVLVDLTLYLDTHPNDYEAIQQFNEYAKMKKQLKKRYEKEYGPLQQYGNSYSNYPWDWKDAPWPWQV; this is translated from the coding sequence ATGTCTCAAAAACAATTGCCCAAAGAGTATTATGAGCTATTGGAAGAACTTCAGGCCGTAGATTTCGTTCTCGTAGATCTAACCCTTTACCTTGATACCCATCCAAATGATTATGAGGCCATTCAACAATTCAATGAGTACGCAAAAATGAAAAAACAGCTTAAGAAGCGATATGAAAAAGAATATGGTCCATTGCAACAATACGGGAACAGTTATTCAAACTATCCATGGGATTGGAAAGATGCACCATGGCCGTGGCAAGTCTAA
- a CDS encoding spore coat associated protein CotJA, with product MYTHRKFYEPYVSPFDPCPPIRVKSYSTPPNLYMGFQPPGLEQYSAREALRKGTLWKAFYDPYPYPSKREE from the coding sequence ATGTATACACACAGAAAGTTTTACGAGCCTTATGTCAGTCCGTTTGATCCATGTCCTCCGATTCGAGTGAAATCTTACTCAACCCCCCCTAACCTCTACATGGGGTTTCAGCCGCCTGGTCTTGAACAATACTCTGCTCGTGAAGCGCTACGTAAAGGAACGCTCTGGAAAGCTTTCTATGATCCGTACCCTTATCCTTCAAAGCGGGAGGAGTAA